One segment of Vibrio orientalis CIP 102891 = ATCC 33934 DNA contains the following:
- a CDS encoding outer membrane beta-barrel protein — MRIDKFKSPLFAFLCLLPLSANAFSDAGSLYVGVVGGGTVGHNICNDNNLNCDNVSSSAGIVLGVDVNNWSVHSTLSWLGKFDAAYPEQNSQVTAELWSGTLEAKYQYPVFIDYTAYFGAGIASVYTDKSTAGGTTSNWSYAPLVSVGLEYEYDYNLSYFAEYRYMDFDDEELGKSNFNQLYIGVKYYPW; from the coding sequence ATGAGGATTGATAAATTTAAATCACCATTATTCGCATTTCTATGTCTATTGCCATTGTCGGCCAATGCATTTAGTGATGCAGGGTCTTTATATGTCGGAGTGGTTGGTGGAGGAACAGTCGGACATAATATATGCAACGATAATAACCTGAACTGTGACAATGTTTCCTCTTCTGCTGGGATCGTTTTAGGGGTTGACGTTAACAATTGGTCGGTACATTCAACCTTGAGTTGGCTTGGGAAATTTGATGCTGCATATCCTGAACAGAATTCGCAGGTCACTGCTGAACTATGGTCGGGGACGCTGGAAGCTAAGTATCAATACCCTGTCTTCATTGATTATACCGCCTATTTTGGTGCTGGCATTGCGTCGGTATATACAGACAAGAGTACCGCGGGAGGGACAACGTCTAATTGGTCCTATGCACCTCTAGTCTCTGTTGGACTAGAGTATGAATACGATTACAACTTATCTTATTTTGCAGAGTACAGGTATATGGATTTTGATGATGAGGAGTTAGGTAAATCGAACTTTAATCAGCTCTACATCGGTGTCAAATATTATCCATGGTAG
- the dapD gene encoding 2,3,4,5-tetrahydropyridine-2,6-dicarboxylate N-succinyltransferase gives MAYFSLAFGTATKNRDGKIIEAFFPNPVLNPADALVDAVAKVAGYEQGNQAIEISAALSAELATAFEANGDAANASFAAKAAQSSQPLVLVVLATDEKPASVAEGFLKLQLISNRLVQPHGTVLDGIFGLLHNIAWTNEGPIDLPELADRQIEARLAGRALSVDCVDKFPKMVDYVVPTGVRIADTSRVRLGAHVGEGTTVMHEGFINFNAGTTGVSMVEGRISAGVVVGNGSDIGGGASIMGTLSGGGTVVVSIGENSLLGANAGLGFPLGDRCTVESGLYVTAGSKVRMIAEGKEVEVVKARDLAGVSDLLFRRNSVTGQIECLANKTAVELNSELHSNN, from the coding sequence ATGGCTTACTTTTCCCTAGCCTTTGGTACGGCAACGAAAAACCGTGACGGTAAAATCATCGAAGCGTTTTTTCCAAATCCAGTTCTAAACCCAGCTGACGCACTTGTTGATGCAGTAGCGAAAGTTGCTGGCTACGAGCAAGGCAACCAAGCTATTGAGATCTCAGCAGCGCTAAGTGCAGAGCTAGCAACAGCATTTGAAGCAAACGGCGATGCAGCAAACGCATCTTTCGCAGCAAAAGCAGCACAATCTTCACAGCCACTAGTACTTGTTGTACTTGCTACCGATGAGAAACCAGCTTCGGTTGCTGAAGGCTTCCTTAAGCTACAACTAATTTCTAACCGTTTAGTTCAACCACACGGCACCGTTCTTGATGGTATCTTCGGTCTACTGCACAACATTGCGTGGACTAACGAAGGCCCTATCGATCTGCCTGAGCTTGCTGATCGTCAAATCGAAGCACGTCTAGCGGGTCGTGCACTGTCGGTAGATTGTGTAGACAAGTTCCCGAAAATGGTCGACTACGTGGTTCCAACAGGCGTTCGTATCGCTGACACTTCACGCGTTCGTCTTGGTGCACACGTGGGTGAAGGTACAACAGTTATGCATGAAGGTTTCATCAACTTCAACGCAGGTACAACGGGCGTAAGCATGGTTGAAGGTCGTATCTCTGCTGGTGTTGTTGTCGGTAACGGTTCAGACATCGGCGGCGGTGCTTCTATCATGGGTACGCTATCTGGTGGCGGTACGGTGGTTGTTTCTATCGGTGAAAACTCACTACTAGGCGCTAACGCAGGTCTTGGCTTCCCTCTAGGTGATCGCTGTACGGTTGAGTCTGGTCTGTACGTAACAGCAGGTTCTAAAGTTCGTATGATTGCTGAAGGCAAAGAAGTTGAAGTGGTTAAGGCTCGCGACCTTGCTGGTGTTTCTGACCTACTATTCCGTCGTAACTCAGTGACTGGTCAAATTGAATGCCTAGCAAACAAAACCGCTGTTGAACTGAACTCTGAGCTTCACAGCAACAACTAA
- a CDS encoding MarC family protein, protein MKELIIHTITVFMGFFAIMNPVANTPIFLSLTNGNDRETIKSVAFRSVLIAFLIVSTFAISGKVIFDLFGITLYALRITGGILVFLIGFHMLQGDSTHSTTKEKVNSDAQKDAALSIAVSPLAMPILAGPGTIATAMNFATTGGVYETVITIIAFGLLCALTYVLFVFGERFVKAVGPSALNVITRMMGLILAVIGMQMLIEGIEQAYKALFI, encoded by the coding sequence ATGAAAGAGCTGATCATTCACACCATAACGGTCTTTATGGGCTTTTTTGCGATCATGAATCCTGTCGCGAATACACCGATCTTTCTTAGCTTAACCAATGGCAACGACCGAGAGACGATAAAGTCAGTGGCCTTTCGCTCAGTACTGATTGCATTCTTAATTGTGTCGACGTTTGCCATTTCAGGAAAAGTCATTTTCGATCTCTTTGGCATCACCCTTTACGCACTGCGCATCACCGGTGGAATACTGGTATTTTTAATTGGCTTCCATATGCTGCAAGGGGACTCCACACACAGTACCACTAAAGAGAAGGTCAACTCAGACGCGCAAAAAGATGCCGCTTTGAGTATTGCGGTCTCGCCGTTAGCAATGCCAATCTTAGCAGGCCCAGGCACCATCGCGACCGCGATGAACTTTGCAACAACTGGTGGAGTCTATGAAACCGTCATCACCATTATTGCTTTCGGCCTATTGTGCGCACTGACCTACGTTCTTTTTGTTTTCGGTGAACGCTTCGTAAAAGCCGTAGGACCAAGCGCCTTAAACGTGATTACTCGAATGATGGGATTAATTCTTGCGGTGATAGGAATGCAAATGCTCATCGAAGGGATAGAGCAAGCTTACAAAGCCCTATTCATCTGA
- a CDS encoding peroxiredoxin C, whose amino-acid sequence MVLVGRQAPDFTAAAVLGNGEIVDNFNFAEFTKGKKAVVFFYPLDFTFVCPSELIAFDNRLADFQAKGVEVIGVSIDSQFSHNAWRNTAIEDGGIGQVKYPLVADVKHEICKAYDVEHPEAGVAFRGSFLIDEDGLVRHQVVNDLPLGRNIDEMLRMVDALNFHQKHGEVCPAQWEEGKAGMDASPKGVAAFLSEHAEDLSK is encoded by the coding sequence ATGGTACTAGTAGGTCGTCAAGCCCCAGATTTTACTGCTGCAGCTGTTCTAGGTAACGGTGAGATCGTTGATAACTTCAACTTCGCAGAATTCACTAAAGGTAAGAAAGCGGTTGTTTTCTTCTACCCACTAGATTTCACGTTTGTTTGCCCATCTGAGCTAATCGCTTTCGACAACCGTCTAGCTGACTTCCAAGCTAAAGGTGTTGAAGTAATCGGTGTTTCTATCGATTCTCAGTTCTCTCACAACGCATGGCGTAACACTGCTATCGAAGATGGCGGTATCGGTCAAGTTAAGTACCCACTAGTTGCTGACGTTAAGCACGAAATCTGTAAAGCTTACGACGTTGAGCACCCAGAAGCTGGCGTTGCTTTCCGTGGTTCTTTCCTAATCGACGAAGACGGTCTAGTACGTCACCAAGTTGTTAACGACCTACCACTAGGCCGTAACATCGACGAAATGCTACGTATGGTTGACGCTCTTAACTTCCACCAAAAGCACGGCGAAGTATGTCCTGCACAATGGGAAGAAGGTAAAGCAGGTATGGACGCATCTCCAAAAGGTGTTGCAGCGTTCCTATCTGAGCACGCAGAAGACCTAAGCAAGTAA
- a CDS encoding hydrogen peroxide-inducible genes activator, translating to MNKWPSLKQLHYLITLHETRHFSEAAEKCFVSQSTLSKGIQNLEELIGCPLYEKKDKKSPLVFTQAGELVVLQGRELLAKGQDLVELGRLCQGDEMEGQLRVGCIPTIAPFLLCDLVQEVNQRFPQLNLLLREDTTTNLLDALRHGELDVLILALPVDIDGMDSRIVGNDPFRMIISQNQADAIQTPIKYADLPNEFVFLLEKEHCLTEHAVSACKLTDKEKINPFSATSLHTLVQMVANGMGTTFIPQMAIDHGLIENQNLVVVDAPGQQAHRHIGLVWRPSSSRVSTFDQLADVVSELL from the coding sequence ATGAATAAGTGGCCTAGTCTCAAACAATTACATTATCTCATCACCCTGCATGAAACTCGCCACTTTAGTGAAGCGGCTGAAAAGTGTTTTGTCAGTCAGTCGACTCTAAGTAAGGGCATCCAAAACCTTGAAGAGTTGATTGGATGTCCTCTTTATGAAAAGAAAGATAAGAAAAGCCCATTGGTATTTACTCAAGCGGGTGAACTGGTTGTACTGCAAGGACGTGAGTTGCTAGCTAAAGGTCAAGACCTCGTCGAGCTTGGTCGCTTGTGCCAAGGGGATGAGATGGAAGGGCAGTTACGTGTAGGTTGTATTCCGACTATCGCGCCTTTTTTATTGTGTGATTTAGTTCAAGAGGTCAATCAACGTTTTCCTCAGTTGAACTTATTACTAAGAGAAGACACCACGACTAACCTTCTTGATGCATTGCGTCATGGTGAGCTAGATGTGTTGATCTTAGCGTTGCCTGTCGATATCGATGGTATGGATAGCCGCATTGTCGGTAATGATCCGTTCAGAATGATCATCAGTCAGAATCAAGCCGATGCGATTCAAACCCCAATCAAGTACGCCGACTTACCGAATGAGTTTGTTTTCTTATTAGAGAAAGAACACTGCCTAACAGAGCATGCTGTTTCCGCGTGTAAGCTAACCGATAAAGAGAAGATTAACCCATTCTCCGCTACCAGTTTGCACACTTTGGTACAAATGGTGGCTAACGGTATGGGCACCACCTTTATTCCACAAATGGCGATCGACCATGGTTTGATTGAGAACCAAAATTTAGTCGTGGTTGATGCCCCTGGACAGCAAGCGCATCGCCACATTGGCTTAGTTTGGCGCCCAAGTTCATCCCGTGTGAGCACATTTGATCAATTAGCAGATGTTGTTTCTGAGCTACTTTAG
- the aceB gene encoding malate synthase A, protein MLANTPDRDKTTVEAQETLLNEGMLSVTGTLSPEHQAIFPVEAQTFLSLLCDKFASQVEQLLTAREEKQAKIDAGELPDFLEDTLDIREGSWKIQGIPQDLQDRRVEITGPTDRKMVINALNANVKVFMADFEDSMAPAWNKVLDGQINLRDAVNGDISYTNPVNGKHYALESDPAVLICRVRGLHLKEKHVTFNGQIIPGALFDFALYFYNNYAKLLNKGSGPYFYIPKLQSHKEAQWWSQVFHFTEDYFGLDTGTIKATVLIETLPAVFEMDEILFSLKEHIVGLNCGRWDYIFSYIKTLKKHPDRVLPDRQVVTMDKPFLNAYSRLLVRTCHKRGAFAMGGMAAFIPAKDPQTNQQVLDKVHNDKSLEANNGHDGTWVAHPGLADTALAVFDLALGERTNQLNVSRHQDAPVTAEDLLAPCDGEITEQGMRHNIRVALQYIEAWISGNGCVPIYGLMEDAATAEISRASIWQWIQHGKALDNGQTVTNELFELYLAEEIEVVKEEVGQERYESGRFEEAAVLMAKLTTSDELTNFLTIPGYDYLD, encoded by the coding sequence ATGCTTGCTAATACACCAGATAGAGACAAAACAACAGTAGAAGCCCAAGAAACCCTACTAAACGAAGGCATGCTTAGTGTTACTGGTACCCTTTCACCAGAACACCAAGCGATTTTCCCTGTTGAAGCCCAAACTTTTTTATCTCTGCTGTGTGACAAGTTCGCTAGTCAGGTCGAACAACTGCTTACTGCTCGTGAAGAGAAGCAAGCAAAGATCGATGCTGGTGAGCTGCCGGATTTCCTAGAGGATACGCTAGATATCCGTGAAGGAAGCTGGAAGATCCAAGGGATTCCACAAGATCTACAAGATCGCCGAGTAGAAATCACCGGTCCTACAGACCGTAAAATGGTGATTAATGCTTTGAATGCCAATGTAAAAGTATTCATGGCGGACTTTGAAGATTCGATGGCTCCCGCTTGGAACAAGGTGCTGGATGGACAGATTAACTTGCGCGATGCAGTTAACGGCGACATCAGCTATACCAATCCGGTTAATGGCAAGCACTATGCGTTGGAGTCTGATCCAGCGGTTTTAATCTGCCGAGTACGTGGTCTACATCTAAAAGAAAAACACGTGACATTTAACGGTCAGATTATCCCAGGGGCGCTGTTTGACTTTGCGCTTTACTTTTACAACAACTACGCCAAATTGTTGAATAAAGGCAGTGGTCCCTACTTTTATATTCCTAAGTTGCAGTCTCATAAAGAAGCGCAGTGGTGGAGCCAAGTATTCCACTTCACGGAAGATTACTTCGGCCTAGATACTGGCACGATAAAGGCAACCGTTCTGATTGAAACTTTGCCTGCTGTGTTTGAGATGGATGAAATTCTGTTCTCACTCAAAGAGCACATTGTTGGCCTTAATTGTGGCCGCTGGGACTACATCTTTAGCTACATCAAAACCTTGAAGAAACACCCCGATCGCGTGCTGCCGGATCGTCAGGTGGTGACAATGGATAAGCCGTTCCTGAATGCCTACTCGCGTTTACTTGTTCGTACTTGTCACAAACGTGGTGCTTTCGCTATGGGAGGTATGGCCGCCTTTATCCCAGCGAAAGACCCACAAACCAATCAGCAGGTGCTCGATAAGGTACATAACGATAAGTCGTTAGAAGCAAACAATGGGCATGACGGTACATGGGTTGCTCATCCAGGCTTAGCTGATACTGCTCTGGCTGTATTTGACTTGGCATTAGGAGAGCGCACTAACCAACTAAACGTATCACGACATCAAGATGCGCCGGTTACCGCAGAAGATCTTCTTGCGCCATGTGATGGTGAGATCACTGAACAAGGCATGCGTCATAACATTCGTGTTGCGCTGCAATACATCGAAGCATGGATCTCTGGCAATGGCTGTGTACCTATTTACGGCTTGATGGAAGATGCGGCAACCGCAGAAATCTCCCGCGCCTCAATCTGGCAATGGATTCAGCATGGTAAGGCGCTCGATAACGGCCAAACGGTCACTAATGAACTGTTTGAGCTCTACCTTGCGGAAGAAATTGAAGTAGTGAAAGAGGAAGTAGGGCAAGAGCGCTACGAGTCTGGACGCTTTGAAGAAGCCGCTGTGCTGATGGCGAAATTGACCACCAGTGATGAATTAACCAATTTCTTAACTATTCCAGGTTACGACTACTTGGACTAA
- the aceA gene encoding isocitrate lyase produces the protein MTNLTRRQQIEALEKDWATNPRWKNVKRPYSADEVVELRGSMVPANTIAQRGADKLWSLVNGDAKKGYVNCLGALTGGQAVQQAKAGIEAIYLSGWQVAADNNTASTMYPDQSLYPVDSVPSVVKRINNSFRRADQIQWSNGKSPESEGGIDYFLPIVADAEAGFGGVLNAYELMKSMIDAGAAGVHFEDQLASVKKCGHMGGKVLVPTQEAVQKLVAARLAADVSGTTTLVIARTDANAADLITSDCDSYDADFIEGERTQEGFYRVRAGIDQAISRGLAYAPYADLIWCETATPCLEEARKFAEAIHAEYPGQLLAYNCSPSFNWEKNLDAETIAKFQQELSDMGYKYQFITLAGIHNMWFNMFELAHDYAQGEGMRHYVEKVQRPEFQAAEKGYTFVAHQQEVGTGYFDKMTNTIQGGNSSVTALTGSTEEDQF, from the coding sequence ATGACTAACTTAACTCGCCGCCAACAAATCGAAGCTCTGGAAAAAGACTGGGCAACTAATCCACGCTGGAAGAACGTTAAGCGTCCTTACTCAGCAGACGAAGTGGTAGAACTACGAGGCTCTATGGTGCCAGCGAATACTATCGCGCAGCGTGGTGCAGACAAGCTATGGTCACTGGTTAACGGTGATGCGAAGAAAGGCTATGTGAACTGTTTAGGTGCACTTACAGGTGGCCAAGCGGTTCAACAAGCGAAAGCAGGCATCGAAGCGATTTACCTATCAGGCTGGCAGGTAGCAGCAGATAACAACACTGCTTCAACTATGTACCCTGACCAATCACTATACCCAGTAGATTCTGTTCCTTCAGTGGTTAAGCGTATCAATAACTCATTCCGCCGTGCTGACCAAATTCAGTGGTCAAATGGTAAGTCGCCAGAATCTGAAGGTGGTATTGATTACTTCCTACCAATCGTAGCGGATGCTGAAGCAGGCTTTGGTGGTGTACTTAACGCTTACGAACTAATGAAATCGATGATTGATGCAGGTGCTGCAGGTGTTCACTTCGAAGACCAATTAGCGTCAGTGAAGAAGTGTGGCCACATGGGCGGTAAAGTACTAGTCCCAACTCAAGAAGCGGTGCAAAAGCTAGTTGCAGCTCGTCTCGCGGCAGATGTATCAGGAACGACAACATTAGTTATCGCTCGTACCGATGCAAACGCAGCTGACTTGATTACGTCAGATTGTGATTCATACGATGCGGACTTCATCGAAGGTGAACGTACCCAAGAAGGTTTCTACCGTGTTCGTGCTGGCATTGACCAAGCTATCTCTCGCGGTCTAGCTTATGCGCCATACGCTGACCTAATCTGGTGTGAAACAGCTACGCCGTGTCTAGAAGAAGCACGCAAGTTTGCTGAAGCGATTCATGCGGAATACCCAGGACAATTGTTAGCTTACAACTGTTCACCTTCATTCAACTGGGAGAAAAACCTAGATGCAGAGACGATTGCTAAGTTCCAGCAAGAACTATCTGATATGGGATACAAGTACCAGTTCATCACGCTAGCAGGTATCCACAACATGTGGTTCAACATGTTCGAACTTGCGCATGATTACGCACAAGGTGAAGGTATGCGCCACTACGTTGAGAAAGTTCAACGTCCTGAGTTCCAAGCGGCAGAAAAAGGTTACACCTTCGTAGCTCACCAACAAGAAGTGGGTACAGGTTACTTCGATAAGATGACTAACACGATTCAAGGTGGTAACTCTTCAGTCACTGCATTGACGGGGTCAACCGAAGAAGACCAATTCTAA
- a CDS encoding helix-turn-helix transcriptional regulator, with amino-acid sequence MVYTFGQLLKNIRLENNDSQADLATKLNLSSEELSSVDTVTISRWERGVTTPTPSKCLRILRCLETDLYDFIISLPSDATLDNFNVSMRKKFQSLSARITSANYDYVPYFNQFLIIEKPLISTRQDPMIDKLRNYHYKISYLKDALKSVDLESSYKAEKAIGCKYVDMFSNNILGHNIAFTFEKNTIEKLFLEQGYNIDLNKASAYTKQKTYAYFSFNKFSLNEKVLRRQIVSEFNYLARRSNIYSYYVSVAVDSTVKFLESLNFKITAYEEPSDLGIVKVGSKKYSRVIMSIDTSDLLANKEVIKILTLCDSCSNPCYKR; translated from the coding sequence ATGGTTTATACATTTGGCCAACTACTTAAAAACATTCGACTTGAGAACAATGACAGTCAGGCAGATCTTGCCACTAAGTTGAACTTATCAAGTGAAGAGCTCTCTAGCGTAGATACTGTAACCATTAGCCGATGGGAACGAGGCGTAACAACACCAACTCCAAGTAAATGCTTACGTATCCTTAGATGCTTAGAAACAGACCTCTACGACTTTATTATTTCGCTCCCTAGCGACGCAACTCTCGATAACTTCAACGTAAGCATGCGAAAAAAATTTCAATCGCTGTCCGCTCGTATCACCTCAGCAAATTACGATTACGTTCCGTACTTTAATCAATTCCTCATTATCGAAAAGCCGCTTATTAGCACCAGACAAGATCCAATGATTGATAAACTTAGAAATTACCACTATAAAATCAGTTACTTAAAAGATGCCTTAAAAAGTGTGGATTTGGAGAGCAGCTATAAAGCAGAGAAGGCAATTGGGTGTAAATATGTTGATATGTTTAGCAACAATATACTTGGTCACAATATTGCGTTCACTTTCGAAAAAAACACGATCGAAAAACTGTTCCTCGAGCAGGGTTACAACATCGATCTAAATAAAGCATCAGCTTACACTAAGCAAAAGACATATGCTTATTTTAGCTTCAATAAGTTCTCCCTAAATGAAAAGGTATTAAGAAGACAAATAGTGAGTGAATTCAATTATTTAGCAAGAAGATCCAACATCTATAGTTACTATGTTTCTGTGGCCGTTGATTCCACGGTAAAGTTTTTGGAAAGCCTAAACTTTAAGATCACAGCGTATGAGGAACCATCTGACCTTGGAATTGTAAAAGTCGGTTCAAAAAAGTACTCTCGTGTGATCATGTCTATTGACACAAGTGACCTTCTAGCAAATAAAGAGGTCATTAAAATACTTACTTTATGTGACTCTTGCTCAAATCCTTGCTATAAGCGTTAA
- a CDS encoding helix-turn-helix domain-containing protein — protein MFSKHLRILRKNLNLSQHQLATKLNLASDEFLSIDANTVSRWERGIIKPTLSKQLRILRCFTTDLMPYLKSLNHPISSDKLNRLLYTRFQNVNIRLATASYKKTAIEKKIAIEEMPLFDAPNDHTIDDIKYLHTELDIGYPGLFDINLYQYHRDKKAIGKKFINKDTKALIGHSVSLIFDGGFIESSVKKNSVFIDVTQAVKYTPTQTLSCLNAIRFSSSLDVFKTQFSSQLKNLATHANVHNYYICVENPEAFDFMHQLGFETIAYDTKTSKNGCKVGSNYYKRVLLGIDSSLLLSNNELLSLLID, from the coding sequence ATGTTTTCTAAGCACCTGAGAATATTAAGAAAAAACCTTAATTTAAGCCAACATCAGCTGGCCACAAAACTTAACCTAGCCAGCGATGAGTTTTTATCTATCGATGCCAACACTGTAAGTCGCTGGGAAAGAGGAATAATAAAACCGACGCTCTCAAAGCAACTTCGGATACTCCGTTGCTTTACTACAGACTTGATGCCTTATTTAAAGTCACTCAACCACCCTATTAGTAGTGACAAGCTCAATAGACTACTGTATACACGTTTCCAAAATGTCAATATTCGCTTGGCGACAGCTAGCTATAAAAAAACCGCAATAGAGAAAAAAATTGCCATCGAGGAAATGCCTCTATTTGATGCTCCTAATGATCACACAATTGACGACATCAAGTATCTTCACACCGAACTAGATATTGGATATCCTGGTCTTTTCGACATTAATCTTTATCAATATCACCGGGACAAAAAAGCAATTGGAAAAAAGTTCATCAACAAAGACACTAAGGCTCTTATCGGACACTCTGTTAGTCTCATCTTTGATGGTGGTTTTATCGAAAGTTCCGTGAAAAAAAACTCTGTATTTATAGATGTTACTCAAGCAGTAAAATACACCCCAACACAGACACTTTCGTGTTTAAATGCCATCCGATTTTCATCTAGCCTTGATGTATTCAAAACACAATTTTCGTCTCAATTAAAAAACTTAGCTACACATGCTAATGTCCATAATTACTATATTTGTGTAGAAAACCCTGAAGCTTTTGACTTTATGCACCAGCTAGGATTTGAAACTATTGCTTACGATACGAAAACATCTAAAAATGGGTGCAAAGTAGGGAGTAATTATTACAAGAGAGTATTGCTAGGTATCGACTCATCACTACTTCTTAGTAATAACGAATTACTAAGCCTACTTATAGATTGA
- a CDS encoding EAL domain-containing protein: MKDIYNGKFYPVFQPIFSTDNRRIVGYEVLGRWDNAHSVEQSMKYLEENNGINYFSRMFMKKLCMVLDHKSIEKEMFISINISPSHLASHLFLLDTFKIIRKCQDLGIHLWFELTEHTSYPKGEEFNLMILNINFCKSSGVKFAIDDFGTGAHHDEECIKIVKPSIVKLDKAFLRKKEISEWNGINNLASKYKFDLVAEGVEGLSDWEFLKEQKVNFAQGYYLGRPYQ; this comes from the coding sequence ATGAAAGATATCTATAATGGCAAGTTCTATCCTGTATTTCAGCCGATATTTTCTACGGATAATAGAAGGATTGTAGGTTACGAAGTATTAGGTCGTTGGGACAATGCTCATTCTGTTGAGCAATCTATGAAGTACTTAGAAGAAAACAATGGAATTAATTACTTTTCCCGAATGTTTATGAAAAAACTTTGCATGGTGTTGGATCATAAGAGTATTGAAAAAGAGATGTTTATATCCATTAACATTTCACCTTCCCATTTAGCCAGTCATTTATTTTTATTGGATACTTTTAAAATTATAAGAAAGTGTCAAGATTTAGGTATTCACTTATGGTTCGAGCTAACTGAGCATACTAGCTACCCAAAAGGTGAAGAGTTCAACCTTATGATCCTAAATATAAATTTCTGTAAATCTTCGGGTGTTAAATTTGCTATTGATGACTTTGGTACGGGTGCACATCATGATGAAGAGTGCATTAAGATCGTAAAGCCAAGTATTGTTAAGCTAGATAAAGCATTTCTGAGAAAAAAGGAGATCTCAGAATGGAATGGTATTAATAATCTGGCCTCAAAGTACAAGTTTGACCTTGTTGCTGAGGGGGTGGAGGGGTTGTCTGACTGGGAGTTTTTAAAAGAACAAAAAGTTAATTTTGCTCAAGGCTACTACTTAGGGAGACCATATCAATGA
- a CDS encoding thrombospondin type 3 repeat-containing protein, which yields MNRINNISAPKLFLALFTSNVLVGCHEVEINRMSEGGRVVVHPTDIKLAGGEFDSDGDGIPDNLELEMGLEPTKKDSDDDGISDGLEDSDGDGITNIVEVKLGLYPYMPRSDRIHHDTKVDSDSDGIPDYIEWNVGLNHQKAETISRQQDYMVDTDGDGIPNYLEFLVNLDHSMLMTFSEYADQQVDRDRNGVPDYMEVDSDSDGVNDYLELEIGTNPFTPQTLVGSADLSVDNDGNGIPDYAEVDTDRDGTPDYLVLWLASNANHH from the coding sequence ATGAATAGAATTAATAATATCTCTGCACCTAAGTTGTTCTTGGCTTTATTTACTAGTAACGTTTTGGTCGGATGCCACGAAGTTGAGATAAACCGAATGTCTGAAGGAGGGCGCGTTGTAGTGCATCCCACGGACATAAAACTTGCTGGTGGTGAGTTTGATTCGGATGGTGACGGAATTCCTGACAATTTAGAGTTAGAGATGGGACTAGAACCGACTAAGAAAGATAGTGACGATGATGGTATTTCAGACGGTCTTGAAGACAGCGACGGTGATGGGATAACGAATATAGTGGAGGTTAAGCTTGGTCTTTATCCTTATATGCCTCGAAGTGATCGAATTCACCATGACACTAAGGTGGACTCTGACTCAGATGGTATCCCTGACTATATAGAATGGAACGTTGGCCTCAATCATCAAAAAGCTGAAACGATTTCCCGACAACAGGATTATATGGTCGATACAGATGGTGATGGGATTCCCAACTATCTAGAATTTCTAGTTAACCTCGATCACTCAATGTTAATGACCTTCTCAGAGTATGCTGACCAACAGGTTGATCGTGACAGAAACGGTGTTCCTGACTATATGGAGGTGGATAGCGATAGTGATGGCGTTAATGACTATCTTGAGCTTGAAATTGGTACCAACCCATTCACACCACAAACTCTAGTTGGGTCTGCAGATTTAAGCGTGGACAACGATGGTAATGGGATTCCAGATTACGCTGAAGTGGATACAGATCGGGATGGGACTCCTGATTATCTTGTATTATGGTTAGCTTCAAATGCAAACCATCATTGA